A part of Microbacterium terregens genomic DNA contains:
- a CDS encoding SHOCT domain-containing protein encodes MMYGQGFGWGWMWFGGILLLLLILAALIVLIVRASTAGSSGVPGQVPPAPTSSARQIAEERLARGEITPDEFRQIARALDERL; translated from the coding sequence ATGATGTACGGACAAGGTTTCGGCTGGGGCTGGATGTGGTTCGGCGGCATCCTGCTTCTGCTGCTCATCCTGGCGGCGCTGATCGTCCTGATCGTCCGCGCGTCGACTGCCGGCTCATCTGGGGTCCCCGGGCAGGTGCCGCCGGCCCCGACGAGTTCCGCACGCCAGATCGCGGAGGAGCGCCTCGCACGAGGCGAGATCACGCCCGACGAGTTCAGACAGATCGCTCGCGCGCTCGACGAACGCCTCTAG